The Citrus sinensis cultivar Valencia sweet orange chromosome 4, DVS_A1.0, whole genome shotgun sequence DNA segment GAACTGTATCAGAACTGTTTAGTGAACCAGAAGGATTACAAGACATAGTAGGAAAATAAGCAAACATAGactcaaatttattggaaGAAGATTGACATAACAAAGCTGTGCTAGCTTGAGAGAATTGAGATGCACTTTGAACTTGATACAATCCTCCTTTTGCAATTCCTCTAAGCAAAATGATCCCTGAGCTCCTGGCCTTAACAAAGCAAATATTTGCAAAGAATTCAATAGAAACATTATTATCAGCTAAGAGTTTGGAGACACTGAGtaaatttttggttatttaagGAACATGACGAACATGATTTAGTAATAAAGGTTCATATGTGGTTGTGTTTAGCAATATTGATCCAATGAGATTAATATGCAAGGAGGAACCATTTCCAACAAGTAGTTTTTCATTTCCAGTATAAGCTTTTGGTGCTAGAAGTTTACCTGAATCATTAGTGATGTGATTAGTAGCACCACTATCAATGTACCAGGTAGGATCTTCAACAATCTCTGGAACATGCACTAATGGAGCTGAGGAAGAACCACCACTGTTATAATCTTCATTGGAACAAAAAACAGGTGCAGAAGGTGTGAAACCAGAGGAGCTGCCATGATGAGCAACATAAAGTGCAGTGGGATCTGAGTGCATCACATAGCCTTGATAATCAGAACCTCTTGGCATATTAGAATTTCCAAGATTAGATTGACCAAACATATTGCCAGGCTGAGGATAAAAACCTCTACCATAAACTCCATTATAAGATCGACCACCATTGTTTCCAAAACCTCTTCCAAAATTCCTTTGACCAGGCCTAAAGTTGCCATTAAATGCTCCTCTAGCTTGATTCCTAGAAGGCACAAAAGCAGAGTTGTACCTGTTTCTGCATTTATTTGCTTCATGCCCAGGTATAAAACATATTAAGTGTTTAAATCTGCATTTTAAGTGGCATAATTCTAGCCTGAGACTGAGAGATAAACATACTTGTGAGTGCATCTAGGAGCTCTTTAGCTGTGGAGCAATAAATCACTGTTGCAAGTAAGTTTTGTTGGATGGACGACATCATCCAACTCAGAATCAATTGATCAGTCTTAGTCCAAGCTGTATATTCTGGATTGATCTCTTGATCCTCTACTAGAGTTGATCGACTAGTAATAGTGCTTGCTGACGAGAGAAACTTCTCTGGACAAATTCGATCACCATTGACAAAGCTTTCTAAACCGTTTCCTTTGATTTATGTTAAGATCTGAGTACGCCAAACAATGAAATTATTCTGATCTAGTTTGACTGGAGTTGCAAAGCTATAGGATCCAGAAATCTGATTAGAGCTCATCATGTTTACTCTGATACCGTGTGagaatttgtaatataatgTGTTTGGTTAACAGGAAAGTTAAcgagaaaatgaagaaaaagagacaAGAAGAATATGGAGTTTATTAGATCTAATCAATCAATCATAATAATGATCTGAGCTCTCTTTATATACAAAGATCAATACACACACTCAAGTCTATTATAACAAATACACGTACTTAACAAACTTGTTAACAGTAATATGAGTCAGCTAACTAACTTGAACACGTCAGCAGTAGAATTATCTTATGCTTGCAACTCCATACTCTAACCATACTCTGTAACATGGTTTTCCTCCATgtcaccaattttttttttttaaaaagacttattgtgtttattttgagTATGCTTAAAAAACTTATAAGGGAACTAGgtggtaaaaataattattaagtaaaagtaaagaaaTGATACCTAAAagtaacttcaaaatataacgtTACACACGATTTGAATTAATGTGAAAGCTTGTCTTAAAACTGTcagtatttataaatatgaacGGTTGAAAtcacatataaataaataaacgttGGCCCACTCTTTgatcttataataaacaatcaatttgGTCGACGTGCGCATACTATATTTGCGAAGAGTTTATGAATGtctttcataattataaatccTTTTATGGAAACCAATCAAACTTCGGTGCCATTAATCTTGATATAGTAGTTTTTATATATGCACCCACCAGGCCTTAaaaatattctctcatttATGTACCACCAAACATTGTTGCCTCTCTTAAGTAATTGTATATATATCTTAAAGAGCTTTAGCTTGTATTGtcatatatttgttttatgaaaaaaaagtcAACTCCAACACTTCATGAACATATAtttctgtttttttaattatgtaaactTGTACACAGGACCCGAGctagaattgaaaatttagggAGGCCAAATGTTGTTAGGGTATATATTTAGgattaaagataagaaagagtattttgttatttgggTAAATTGTTACACTTTTAAATGGCCAAATTATGTTTAGATcgtcaaattattttttaccgAACACAACTGATTTGGGCTGTTCTTTTAAACTAGATACTCTATCAATAGTTAAATAAGTGATCGTCAAACATGACGAGAGggtagatttttaaataagtgATGTTTTGGCAATCCACAATCTTAAACATGTAGTTAATGAGATGCCGTATGGAATGCACAAATCATTTAGTAATAGGCCAGGAAATTGCAGTGCTAGATCCCAATAGACCGCAACTGTTGTTAGGGGACGAACTCGAAGGACAAAGATCTTTACTTGTCCATTTTCAAGTATTTGAATTAGATGACCTTGTATTAAACATTCATGCATGTGACTCTCGACCTTAATTGACAGTCAAGAATTAGCATTTTAATTCTGGTTTATCATGACGTGCATTGATAGTCCAATCGTTCCCCCTTTTGTACGGGAAACCTTCTTTACTTTTCAAGTCTTGAGGACAACGATAGTTCATCATTCTAGAGCACTACCACCGTACTTGACTTGCTGAACGAAGAATTTAAGCTAACATCtcaattgatttatttttttatttttcaaaaatgaagTAGGAGGATGGACAGTTCAAATTGATTTTGCAACTTCCAACCTCCTTTAGGAATTTAATTTGGGATGCctactaaataaaattatttgaaaattactcAAACAAGACCCTTCAAAGCTTGGTGTGACGTTGTTGTGTGTGATAGTTGTTGTGAAAGTTAAACTaacaactaaaatatttagtaaaccTCAAATACTGAACTATGTTTtagaaactaaattaatttttaagttctGCTATTATAGacatcttttattttacagcAGTTACAGGTTTAAGAATCACAACACCTAAGTATCAAGGAGACTTTAATTTCTATGTTTAATCTCAAATGCTGTGAAGGAAGTTCtctgacaaaaaaaattataaactagCTAGTGTGACAGTACCATATCATTTTTTAGAGCTTTATATCCGTAGTACAATTGGTAAGTGGCAAAGGAATGTTTGCTCTCAAGGAATCGCCATTAACAGTAGTTTCAGTATCACTCTTTATTTGATTGTCATAAATTCTTTTCAGTTAAAGAATTTCAATAGATAATACATTATATTGATGACGTCACCTTGTGAATTTGATGACATATTCTTAAAGCAGCCTTCCCATTCTTTGCTTTATTAGTTTTCTCTATTTATATCCACTTTGCTTTTAGCTTTAATTTGTTCAACTAAGGCAGCTCTTCTTCTCCTTATTGCATTTTGCTTTCTCACTGACTACTAATCAACTCCCTCAAAAGTGGAAGGCAAAGACAATATTGTAGCAACCCCAATTACAAATATGCAAATTACTCAACAGTACTCCactccatctttttcttctcctcGAAGCATTAATGCTTCTTCTTCACAATCTTCTCCAAGTTTTGCTACCCCACCGTCGCCGCCGTCTATAGTTCTTAGCCCCTGTGCTGCTTGCAAAATCCTCCGCCGCAGATGCGTCGAGAAATGTGTTTTAGCTCCATATTTTCCTCCAACTGAACCACAAAAGTTCGTCATAGCTCATAGAGTCTTTGGTGCTAGCAATATCATCAAGTTCTTGCAggtatatatacacatatatatatgcacTTGTTTACTTCCATGTGAAAACTGAAATCAACACTATACTTCTATCTGATGTCCTAaaccaatttaaaaatatttttttaatacaaattattagCGTTGATTTCCAGAAATCAATTCGACGCGCTAGCTAGCTTTAAATAACCGATATTAtgccattaaaaaatattcaggAATTGCCGGAACCTCAAAGGGCAGACGCAGTGACCAGCATGGTTTATGAAGCAAATTCCAGAATCAGGGATCCTGTCTACGGCTGCGCCGGCGTGGTTTGCCATCTGCAGAAACAAGTCAGTGAGCTTCAGGCTGAGTTAGCCAAGGCACAGGCCGAGCTCGCTTCCATGCAAAGCCAGCAACAAAATTTGATTGCTTTGATTTGCATGGAAATGGCTCAATCTCAAGAACAAGTCCTGCATCGtcatcagcagcagcagccgCCACAGCAGTTCATTGATACAAGCTGTTTTTTGGACGAATACAGTCTTGGCTCTACCTGGGAACCTCTCTGGACATGAAGAGAAGTTAAAGCAATAGGAGTGGTTGACACTTTTGACCTTTTAATTGCAGATGatcaagatttaaaaaaagctAAACATACTTGATTAGAAAAGTTGCCGATTAATAATCAAAGTGCTTTGTTACGGTAGGTGTGAGgaggattattattatatgcTTTAGTTTTCATTCTCCTCATATGGGTTCTTGATTCAAAAAACATGTTGTATTCTTGTTTTGATAAACAAGTGGCTCACATACAGGTTATATACGTCATTCtatatatgtaaaaatttGCTCTACCATAATAAACACTCAGAGGGCTTAATATTCCATATATGTATTCTGGTTTTGACAAACACGTGGATCACATACAAACTCATAAATGCAGCGGACAACGAAATTGAAATTCGAAGGACCCATTCAATTTATGCCCCATATCGATTCCAATACGATTCATACCAGAAATCCAATTGATAATGTGAAAGCATATTCAAAACTAACAAGCTGTCACTCatcaaataaatgtaaaatgaatATCGTTTGAAATTATCTACGTATGggtcaatattaattttgtaaccCACCAACTATCAACTATTGTGGGTCTGAATCTTTGAATCGTTACCTAAGATGCTTATGAATGCATCATATCTATGTAGTGCACCAGCGAAACCATATCCACTGGGTAGgtgaatttattgttattgtgtacACAATATATATGATAAAGAAATAACgtctctataaattaatattgttatgaatgaattctatgaagtggtgataaagataaataaaagataatgatATACGATGAATTATAAATTCAGATATTCTgatcaattttatcaattaatggCATGCCGTGTCATACAAGtcatgtttcaagttttctgCCAGAAGCCAATCCCATTGGTAATCCATGCTCAAAATTTGAACGAATGGGTTTGAGTCCTCACATAAGTTGggattctattttttaatatttgtgagggtagaaatttaaattgtgaCATAATAGAATTGATCTAAATTGTCTTAATaaatgacacatcatttgggataaaaaatttgggatgTGTAGCAttactcaattttttattgtaatatatacaacagtcttaaaaaaaagttgtgtTAGAACATTTAACTTTGTGTCAAACtttttaagttgtgtttcaagtcTTTACGTTAGAATTGTAAACCTAGTCATGTTCTGAAAGCTAATTAGtcaaaaaactttttttttaagaggtTAATCAAGCatagactattattatttttatttaatatatattttggttgaacagctataatttaaaatttacaactttaaaatattttgtaaatactTGAGATGTGgattgtaaattaaattaaactttgTGTCAAACTTTTTAAGTCGTGTTTCAAGTCTTTACGTCAGAATTGTAAACTTAGTCATGTTCTGAAAGCTAATTAGTcaaaaagctttttttttttaagaggtTAATCAAGCATAgactattaatatttttatttaatatatattttggttgaacagctataatttaaaatttacaactttaaaatattttgtaaatactTGAGATGtggattataaattaaattaattttaatccaCATTTATATGAtgagaattttataatatatttattatttttatcagaattattatttaaaaatagtattCACCCCATActatcaacttttatttttcagtttttattttcaacagTAGTTTTGACTTATATCTCACTTCAGCTAATCTAGATCcattaatttgtcttttgaatttcatagCTTAAAGCGGCAATTGTGATTAAGGAGTCGGTACACTTTTTTAATAACTAGCAAACCGAACATCGACACAACATGCGCGAACGTGCCGCTGCTGGCTAGCTTCAACGCAGGCTCAAATCAAAAGATCTTCACAAGCATTCGTTTTTCAATTAACAAAAGTTTCACAGGATATGCATTTCTTGGAAACCTTCAAGATCAGATCCGACGACGGCTAAAACCTTGTAACCATGTGCTGCCCCATGACTTGCAATTAAAGTATTTAGCTCATCGTGACTCATGACGTGAAAACATTTGTTCACAAATCTGAACACAAAGAAGATCCTGGACAACTCAGCTTCAAATTGGCCAGCATGCACCGTATCCGTACTCAATGGCggatctagaaaaataatttaccgggggctaaattaaatgataataaaatataaaaactgaaacttgaatatataaaatttttgataacacAGTTACAATTATTCTCTACGAGATTTCATATTCTGAAAACGTTGTGCAATAAATCCATTATCAATACTATTAAATACATCTTTCTAcataaacaatcaaattattatttgtccaTTCATCTCCCATCCGATTCTGAAGTTCATTCTTCACAAATTTCGTTGTTGAAAATGTTCTCTCTACTGTGGTTGTAAAAACTGAAAGAACTTGGACTATCTAAAAATGTGACAgggattatttaaaaatttattaatttttctttcaaacaaaaatagtttttttttttcagtgggGGCTTGAGCCCCCACTAGTCCTACACTACATCCGCCTCTGTCCGTACTGCAGGGGTCTCATAGAGTCTTCATGAGAATATTCGGTCTACGAATCTATGTTCTTTCTTGACATTGATTTTAAAGTTTCGTCGGTGGATCATTCTCTTATAGCTATTGCAAAATTATCACAGGCTTAATTTAGGCTCAAAAGTTAAttcaagaatttaatgttGTCTCAAGTTTATTTACCGTTCATTCAATAACTAGTTTAAACATGTACATATTTGTAATTAAGGCCCTATTTAAGATTGAAATTAGATAATTGTAGTTTAAAAACTATAGCATTAAACTATTTAGTAAACACTAGTTGTTATATCTTGgaaattaagttgatttgattttatatttgcatgattgaaaaaatcattatatctttactaattctgttaaaattataatttaaaattatattcacaacatactgttaatttttatttcataattacagttttttttttcacagcaacCTCCAATCAGGGCCTAATCATATTGAATCAAAATCCGGATTCCACCAAACGGTTGCATGCTAGCTATATCGATATAGATTTCAAGCACTTAATCAATGGCCAAttaatcaagaaattcaaactTTCTAGCTAGATAAAGTATTAAGATATTGCAAAAATGCGAGACGgactttaattaattcaataatacATGTGCAGGTTCTTGCACGAGGAAATGATCGATTTTCTAGACTTGATGAGCATTGCTTATGTGAACAAAATAAAGTCAAAATTCTTCTTTGCATGCAGAAAAGAGATTCAATATTGCATGCTAGCTCGATCACATGGCCATCACTTGTGCTTTGATAAATTATCATGCCAAGCTGCAAAATGTtgacaatatatattttagtcaCGCGATAAAATGCTTTCCGTTTTACCACCTGAGCAGGCGCGCCGATAAACGTGAATCACGTAAGTTCCATTTTTTCACGTGAATACATTACTTGTCCCACATTTGAGTAACTGATCATAGTCTTAAATTTGTCCGGACCAGTCAATCCGTTTGCATTTTGGCTCACCGATCCCTCTAATctgtgtgtttttatttaaaagaatttatagCAGCCCACTAAACGATCGAGGCCAAAGAGATAACCAATGGTGTGCAGCCACGTACATATTTTGACTCTGCGTCgattgattaaaatataatgaaataatatttgcCTCCTTGTGGGGTTTCTTAATTGgtttatgtatatatactgATGAAATTAACTGACCCGTTTTATTTATGCATGCTACAAGTTCATACATTTGTTTTGACTTCAAGCTGTTAATTACACAGCACAAACAtcaaatgcttttttttttttttggttaattcgAGTCATTagtatgaaaattaataatttaatttaagaattcattaattgagaataaaactatgttaaaaaaataaacttattcgTGCAAGTGATGTTAccttatattattatgaaaagaGTGATTAAATTGTCATGCAAAATATTCTCTAGCTCCGAATTCTGAAATATATATTCTAGATATACCAATGTAATATCAAAAGTAGTATTTATTATGGGGCTAGCCAATCACGTTGCTTATCAGCTGGAAAAGACAAATTGataacttttttattaactaCACGTGCACGAAGCTACGCACTAGCTTCCTTGTCTTTAGTTAGGCATGGAAGTCGCTAGACGACTCAACTATTGAAGTAGAAAAGTTGAATGTATTAGGTGTTGAAATATACTGTGTAAATCTTGAATGGACTTaaaaattagtataaataCCAACTTGGTATAACTCATTCACTCAAGAGGAGTGGCGCAGCGACAAAGTTgcattattatattatcaatTTCATGACCATGCACACTACATTTCCccctctttcttcttctccttctccttcTTTTCAATCTTCTCCAAGCATTAATGCCTCTCCTTCAAAATCTTCTCCAAATCTTGCTGCCCCACCGCCTATTGTTCTTAGTCCATGCGCAGCTTGCAAAAGCCTTCGCCGGAGATGCGACGAGAAGTGTGTTTTAGCTCCATATTTTCCACCAACTGAACCACAAAATTTCATCATTGTTCATAGAGTCTTCGGAGCTAGCAACATCATCAAGTGCTTGCAGGTATGTATGACAGGGACTATAATTAGCTCAAACTATAGGGACAGAAGGAGCTGGCATCTACTCTTATTTGTGGCTAGCATTTACCCTTGTATGTACTAACAAAACATTGTGTTCTTCAGGGACTGCCAGAGTGTCAACGATCAGATGCAGTGAGCAGCATGGTCTACGAAGCAAACGCTAGAATCCGAAATCCGGTGCATGGCTGCGCGGGTGCAATTAGTCAACTCCAGAAACAAGTGATTAAGCTTCAAGCAGAGTTGGCCAAGGCACAAGCCGAGACGGTCAGCATGCAGTGCCAACGAGACAATTTGGTTGCCCTAATTTGCAAGGAAATGACGACACAATTTCCTCAAGAAACCATGAATAGGGTCTTGCCCCAACAGCAATTCAATGACGACGACGCCACCACATGTTATTTAGATGACAAGGATTTTGCCTCCAC contains these protein-coding regions:
- the LOC127898635 gene encoding LOB domain-containing protein 1-like, which codes for MQITQQYSTPSFSSPRSINASSSQSSPSFATPPSPPSIVLSPCAACKILRRRCVEKCVLAPYFPPTEPQKFVIAHRVFGASNIIKFLQELPEPQRADAVTSMVYEANSRIRDPVYGCAGVVCHLQKQVSELQAELAKAQAELASMQSQQQNLIALICMEMAQSQEQVLHRHQQQQPPQQFIDTSCFLDEYSLGSTWEPLWT
- the LOC102627876 gene encoding LOB domain-containing protein 1-like, translating into MEYKYQLGITHSLKRSGAATKLHYYIINFMTMHTTFPPLSSSPSPSFQSSPSINASPSKSSPNLAAPPPIVLSPCAACKSLRRRCDEKCVLAPYFPPTEPQNFIIVHRVFGASNIIKCLQGLPECQRSDAVSSMVYEANARIRNPVHGCAGAISQLQKQVIKLQAELAKAQAETVSMQCQRDNLVALICKEMTTQFPQETMNRVLPQQQFNDDDATTCYLDDKDFASTWDALWT